From Coffea arabica cultivar ET-39 chromosome 10e, Coffea Arabica ET-39 HiFi, whole genome shotgun sequence, one genomic window encodes:
- the LOC113711336 gene encoding uncharacterized protein — MPPSASDCVPNFGTSKRKRPNSIEQPPFDLVGTTISIPDASLHAASNQNADILISDELAGRASYSFDVQSENVLTGAELPHLLSFTKASLESEKHASSSIIASSILSNVQQGGEVSLVTAPMPYDLHRLFIGDDVRKNARTYNNNVSFTTFAAKYDPELTKNKHGVYTFRIQGQVYHFLDGLCIYNLPLASQVAAIWTETDDESVDKSVHIQYPLLFPCSESGWHHGIQRITCENRKRARHVCEDDIPIDLASISGPSNLINLEQRVADHGKKQKTNVTAREYYYYRFQMRNDDESMLLHALRLLQQYVVDIYVKIETSRLDFHRNKQNTIRTEALQGIMDSVFLGQTSGSKVGRRIYLPVSFLRGPRDMRRRYLDAMALAKKYGKPDHDMHGQVFLTMTCNPLWPEIQEHLKYKEKPQDRPDLLARVFRAKFEILRVELVAKKIFGDVAAYVYVIEFQKKSFPHAHLLFILKLQFKPLNPEAYDKIVSAELLDRKERPHLYSLVVRHMIHGPCGKMNKNSPCMKNSVCKNYYPKGYSEHMTHGEDSYPNYRKRKDGKKIRVKGYDLDNRWIIPYTPYLLALIDCHINVEICSTIKLVKYLYKYIFKGHDLVNFHTIADETPQDVDEIKEFQRGRWVSLPEALWRIYAFRLNEMTPAVYSLQLKVSNVCIEILLSTFVWTPAKRNWIERSKHKVIGRKAALELGLLESDSFIEATLEEAAGFQMPSLLRFLFVTLLLHCAPTNPSLLWEKFEMKLSRDFERAQTVFSSKGQSFFIDGPGGMEKIFLYRSLLATLRSQGYIAIAVATSGVATSLRPGGRTAHSRFKISLDFSKNKTCQLSKQSSMAQLIIECKLFLWDEASMAKRESIETFEELLKDVMETDDPFGGKVVIFGGDFRQTLPVILGVTKDQLIQASLLHSSLWFRMHKIKLTQNMRAVLDLAFSQFLLAVGEGAEPVDADNQICLPSHMVIPFHNMKDSFDRLIAYTFPDLNLYLSDPYEMISRCILTPKNTSVEDINEMMIQRFPGQLFTYKSSDQIVDQRFQADYEDFLNSQNPKVLPPHKLMLKENCPLILLRNLNPAEGLCNGTRLICRQLRRHTICAEIAFGQHKRKKIFIPRIPLQTPNTEKNGIPFIKTQLPVCLCFAMTINKAQGQTLDYVGVYLKELIFSHGQLYVALSRAKTANAVKVLILPGTFAEVKTDCKTSNIVFDEILQLSN, encoded by the exons atgccCCCTTCTGCCTCTGATTGTGTGCCAAACTTTGGCACTTCTAAGAGAAAACGTCCAAATTCCATTGAACAACCTCCGTTTGATCTTGTAGGAACAACCATTAGTATTCCTGATGCTTCTTTGCACGCTGCTTCTAATCAAAATGCTGATATTCTGATCAGTGATGAGTTAGCAGGTAGAGCTTCATATTCTTTTGACGTTCAGTCAGAAAACGTGTTAACAGGTGCTGAACTACCGCACCTGCTCAGCTTTACAAAAGCTTCATTGGAAAGTGAAAAGCATGCTTCCTCTTCTATTATTGCAAGTTCCATTCTGTCTAATGTACAACAAG GAGGAGAAGTTTCACTGGTCACTGCACCAATGCCTTATGATCTTCACCGCCTCTTTATCGGTGATGATGTCAGGAAGAATGCTCGTACATACAACAACAATGTTTCTTTCACTACTTTTGCTGCAAAATATGATCCAGAACTGACGAAAAATAAACACGGTGTTTATACGTTTCGAATACAAGGCCAAGTATATCACTTCCTTGATGGTTTG TGTATATATAATCTTCCATTAGCTTCTCAAGTTGCTGCTATATGGACTGAGACTGATGATGAATCAGTTGATAAGTCAGTTCATATTCAG TATCCTTTATTATTTCCTTGTAGTGAGTCTGGATGGCACCATGGAATTCAAAGGATTACGTGCGAAAATAGGAAAAGAGCGCGTCATGTTTGTGAAGATGATATTCCTATTGATCTAGCATCTATCAGTGGTCCATCTAATTTGATTAACCTGGAACAAAGAG TCGCTGATCATGGCAAGAAACAGAAAACTAATGTCACTGCTAGGGAATACTACTACTATAGGTTTCAAATGAGAAATGACGATGAGTCCATGTTGTTACATGCACTGAGATTGTTACAGCAGTATGTTGTTGATATCTACGTTAAGATAGAGACATCTAGGCTTGATTTTCACAGAAACAAACAAAATACCATTCGGACtgaagctcttcaaggaataaTGGACAGTGTCTTTTTAGGCCAGACGTCAGGTTCTAAAGTTGGCCGGCGAATATATTTGCCAGTTTCGTTTCTCAGAGGACCGCGAGATATGAGGCGTAGATATCTTGATGCAATGGCTTTAGCCAAAAAATATGGAAAGCCTGACCATGACATGCATGGTCAGGTTTTTTTGACCATGACATGCAATCCACTGTGGCCAGAAATTCAGGAACATTTAAAGTACAAAGAAAAACCTCAGGACAGACCCGATCTTTTAGCTAGAGTGTTCAGGGCAAAGTTTGAAATACTGAGAGTAGAGTTGGTTGCAAAGAAAATATTTGGAGACGTTGCAGCCTATGTTTATGTTattgaattccaaaaaaaaagctTTCCCCATGCTCACTTACTGTTTATATTGAAACTGCAGTTTAAGCCTCTTAATCCAGAAGCCTATGATAAAATTGTTTCTGCTGAGCTGCTTGATCGTAAAGAGCGTCCTCATCTTTATTCTCTTGTTGTAAGACACATGATACATGGCCCTTGtggaaaaatgaacaaaaatagcCCTTGTATGAAAAACAGTGTTTGCAAAAATTACTATCCAAAAGGGTATTCTGAACATATGACTCACGGTGAGGATAGCTATCCAAATTATCGCAAACGAAAGGATGGCAAAAAAATCAGAGTCAAAGGTTATGATTTGGATAATAGGTGGATCATCCCGTATACTCCATACTTGCTAGCTTTGATTGATTGTCACATCAACGTGGAAATTTGTTCAACTATCAAGTTAGTTAAGTATTTATACAAATACATATTTAAAGGCCATGATCTTGTCAACTTCCACACCATAGCTGATGAAACACCTCAAGATGTTGATGAGATCAAGGAGTTCCAGCGAGGTCGATGGGTTTCTCTTCCAGAAGCTTTGTGGCGAATTTATGCATTTCGATTGAATGAAATGACCCCTGCTGTTTATAGTCTTCAG CTCAAAGTCTCAAATGTTTGCATCGAGATTTTGCTCAGCACTTTTGTGTGGACACCTGCTAAAAGAAACTGGATAGAAAGAAGCAAACACAAGGTTATTGGCAG AAAGGCTGCTTTAGAGCTTGGCCTCTTAGAATCTGATTCTTTCATTGAGGCAACACTTGAAGAAGCTGCTGGTTTTCAGATGCCTTCCTTGCTTAGATTTTTATTTGTTACTTTGCTTTTGCATTGTGCTCCAACAAATCCAAGTCTTTTGTGGgaaaaatttgaaatgaaactttcCAGAGACTTCGAACGAGCGCAG ACTGTTTTTTCGTCCAAAGGCCAGAGCTTTTTCATTGATGGTCCAGGGGGAatggaaaaaatatttttatatcgTTCTCTTCTTGCAACACTTAGATCGCAGGGATACATTGCAATAGCTGTAGCGACTTCAGGAGTTGCAACATCACTTCGTCCTGGAGGAAGAACTGCTCACTCCagatttaaaatttcattggacTTTTCCAAGAATAAAACCTGTCAATTGAGCAAGCAAAGCAGCATGGCACAATTAATCATTGAATGCAAGTTGTTCTTGTGGGATGAAGCATCAATGGCAAAAAGAGAAAGTATTGAAACATTTGAAGAATTGTTGAAAGATGTAATGGAGACTGATGATCCTTTTGGAGGCAAAGTTGTAATTTTTGGGGGCGATTTTCGCCAAACTCTTCCCGTTATTCTAGGAGTTACTAAGGACCAGTTAATTCAGGCTAGCCTCCTACATTCTTCATTATGGTTTAGGATGCACAAAATAAAGTTAACACAGAACATGAGGGCTGTCTTAGATCTTGCCTTTTCACAATTCTTGCTTGCTGTTGGGGAAGGTGCAGAACCTGTTGATGCAGATAACCAGATATGTTTACCAAGTCATATGGTTATACCATTCCACAATATGAAAGATTCTTTTGACAG GTTGATAGCTTACACgtttccagatttgaatctCTACTTATCTGATCCTTATGAAATGATCAGTAGATGTATTTTAACTCCAAAAAATACCTCTGTTGaagacatcaatgaaatgatgATTCAAAGGTTTCCTGGACAGCTTTTTACTTATAAAAGCTCTGACCAAATTGTTGATCAGAGATTTCAGGCAGATTATGAGGATTTTTTGAATTCTCAAAATCCAAAGGTTCTTCCTCCACACAAACTCATGCTAAAAGAAAACTGTCCCTTGATCTTGCTCAGGAATCTAAATCCAGCTGAAGGATTGTGCAATGGCACAAGACTTATTTGTCGACAGCTAAGACGCCACACTATCTGTGCTGAGATAGCTTTTGGTCAGCATAAACGGAAGAAGATTTTCATTCCCAGAATCCCATTACAGACACCTAATACTGAAAAGAATGGGATTCCATTCATCAAAACACAACTTCCAGTTTGCCTATGTTTTGCAATGACAATTAACAAGGCTCAAGGCCAAACTCTTGACTATGTTGGTGTATATCTAAAGGAACTCATATTTTCTCATGGACAATTATACGTTGCACTCTCTAGAGCAAAAACTGCTAATGCAGTTAAAGTTCTCATACTTCCAGGAACTTTTGCTGAAGTAAAAACTGACTGCAAAACAAGCAATATTGTGTTTGATGAAATATTGCAGTTGTCTAATTGA